ATTCACCGCCCCCCACACCATCCTCCCACCCTGCCCCACACCCCCTCAAAATCACCCTACACCCCCAAAGcatttgaaaattacaaacaaaaccATGTTCCCAAACTTACCCCTCAATATACTCCATGAAGGAAAGCACCATTTTATACTGGTAGCAATGGGCAAGAGATTATAGgctaacaattttatttacatgcgTTATCGAAGACAGCCACCCGGCACATCATCACAATACTTTTAAAGCCACAAGCTTTAAGGGATACACGCAAGCAACCCAAACAAACAATTTAACTTCAGTATATCACCGTTTTAAATGACATACACATTATtattaatcaaaacaaaacaatagaCATTTCTTTGCTAATGGATAGGCATACCATGCATGGCAAAATACACACTTCGGCAGCACCACTGGCCCGATAATTTCAAATGACTCACACCGACCGACCAATATCATCAGTTTTCTAAtaagtattttaatataaatgttttattactTTCGGGGCCAGAATACGCTGGCTTCTTTGGCAAAAGATGGGGTCTCGAAGGTAttgatttctttattatttgaaGATACTCGTGTTTCACTGATTCGCATGCAATATTGAGTACTCAAAGTTCGGTTTGCTAAATTTCTGATAAGCATTGCCACAGGGACGCACTATATAGTTTCAATGACTTAGTgacattacatttttataatgatTTCTTTAGTTGGCCATTTCAAATGGaaacacaaattttaaacaaactcGCTCAATTTTCTCACAATACTGCGACAACTTTGACATTGCATTTCCAGCTAATTATGATTTAAGCATTATTGCACTGAATGANNNNNNNNNNNNNNNNNNNNNNNNNNNNNNNNNNNNNNNNNNNNNNNNNNNNNNNNNNNNNNNNNNNNNNNNNNNNNNNNNNNNNNNNNNNNNNNNNNNNAGGTTAGGCCGTCGTCAGCAGGTACTCACGTAACCACAACGATTGCTGTTACCACTATAGGCGCATACAAAGAAGGTAAGAAAAATACTTGTTCTTTCTTGGTCGCCAAGCCGACGCGTCTTTTGAGATGGAATACAAAACAAGAAATCAAAATGTTATAGCCCGAAGAGCAATATTTGAAAACCGTAAATTTTAAACGAAGTAAATTACGAGTAGTGTTTATTCGGCCAATAAACCCAAAGATCGTTACATAACATatgataaaattttgtttgatactAGCCAAACAAATATTagcgaaatttgcaattttcaaaACTTCACTATCATAACACTATATTTGCCACGCGTTTCAAGATAGCCTACTTGTGAACATAACTAGCAAACCAAATCTTGacacaaacaattttataaaattaattttgtaaaaaattgtaaaaaatatagatattttatttttggaatattatTCTAGAAGCGGGTGCCAAAAAAACCAcagaaagaaaagaaacaaagGCGAAAGCGAAGAAATATTTACTGCCAGCAAGTATCCTTTACCAGCGAGCTTATTAACGGCACACCAAATCAGACATTCAGCAAATAAAAagtgtacttgttgttgttgtgatgtaAATAACGCACGCGCTGCAGCAGTTCTTAAGCGTAGCAATGTGTAAAGTGTTGTTGTGGTTGATTGTTTGTTCTCTCAACATTCTTTTGTGCGTTTCTTTGTGCTCTGCTGGCGCATGAATAGCGTGTGTGTGGCcaaatgtgcgtgtgtgcgtgtctCTTACAAAGCACTCTGTCGCCAAACTGTGTAACATACTTTGGAGGCGCTGCACATCCCACAGTCACCTCAAATCACTGGAAAAACACGCTTCCTGaccgaaattttttcgaagcaaACGACACACTTCCGGCACTTGGACCTCCTTTGTCGCGCCCACAAAGGCACGGCCGCGTACGCATAAATATATTTCCACTCATAATGACATGTGCAGGCATTTGCATATGCGCGGAGTGGCAATCGcgattttgttgctgttgtggtgTGTGGCATGAGGCATGCGTTTGTGTCAAATTAGTGTCGAGGTTGTATTCTGTGTGtgtcaaaatgtaaaaatgccGAGAGCATCGCTATTTGTGTGCATTGTCTGTTgcgttgttgcatgcaactaaTTAGGGGTTTGTGCAgcaagcaaacaaaacaaaacaaaaagcatGAAAGGGTGCTTTACTTTGCATTGTCATTATGCCGAGGACTGTTAGGCAGGCAGAATTAATAATGGGCGTGGCTGTTGCAAGTATCAAGccaagaatttattttttgttttagtttttttttttaacttttgtatacatatatactgtaatatatattttaatattgaaaacatatttgCCAACTTCAAAGAAGCTCATCGAGTATAAAGCAGTTAATTTACATTGAAAATCGAGGTGTTAATATCAGTGAGATAGCAGAGTCTTTGATTTTCTCTACAAGGGATTAAGCTTATAACAGTGCAGTCTTTCTATAGTAAAGACTGCCTGATGTTTCTAAAATGAGTTTGTTTaagtaatatatatacattgtgacaaaaaagtacccggaatttataaataaaacataaaatatttaattatttataaatatttactttgtcgccttcaaagtaatccccaccagatgcaATACACTTTCGATAATCAATTTTCCAGGTCATCAAAACAGTTTCgccataagcactttttgggatggacttcagctccttcagcgaatttcgtTTTATCTCTTTGATCAACAGAAAACGAGTTCCacagagcggcaatttcagtttggagacaTGGGAAAATCACAGGAACCCAATTCGGTTGAATACGAtgattgatcgatggtattcattgcgtttttggctttaaattcggtcacgaTGGttgctcgatgcgatggtgctttatcatcgtgtaaaattcaTGAATCGTTCTTCCACAATTGTGACCGTTTTAGACAGATAATCTCACACAAAcacctcaatacggccaaatagaacacCTTATAgtccgtctgtccctccggaacaaactCGTGATACACCGAACcacgaatttcgaaaaaaacaatgagcatcagctttatttttatacatttgtacatgtaccttcttcttttttcttcttatcAAGACAGTTTTGGCTGAATCATTGCTTCCAAAAGGGTATACCTACCGAAAGCGATGAAGGTGTCTTTAATGATTTATATGTAACCGTGTCGTATCGCTCAATTCTATATCTGGAATAATCCTATATTTCTATTGTGAATTAGTCTCTCTATGTCTCTAATGAGACACACATGCCATAaccccaaataaaaaaatcgttgtTGTTAAGTTATACTCCATTAAAATAATCACATGATTTTGTAGAGAATAGATTTTCATCGCGGAATCCTTTGTGAGTATTACCAGACTTCAGATACTTAATTAACTGTGTCCGATCAGAGGATATCCTATATGCTACTGGGATCAAAAAGTAAAGTGAGGTGATTGGTTCCTGATTTGGCTCCGTGAGACTTTCTGGCTATTTAAAGAACTCAAAAGGTCAATGCGGGAGACACCGTTTTGAGACGATTGAAGAAATAATACCAAAAGTCTTGACAGCCATGCACTTGATTTTGAAGTTATAAATACAGAAtctcttacattttataaaacgCAACTTTCTTCTTCACTTTGGAGCATAGTAGTACTTTATAAATTCTAAAAAGCTATTTTACAAATTCGAAGCTGTATGCAATACATTTTCGGGacctttgaatattttaaaaattatacttgCTAGTTCTTGTTCTTTTCTATTCTCTTAACTCGTGCATTACTCCacacgaaaagaagaaatgatcAGGTGCGTTCGTTGTTAACTCCAGTAAAGAAGTGATGTACTCCTGTCAGAGGAAAAAGAAGTGGAACCCAATCGCTTTTCTGAATGCATCGATTGACCAcgaagatcgtgtgatatcacagcgTTGGACTTTGGAGAGTGGAGTGTGGAAAGTGCTGTTAAAGCACTCCTTTCGAAAGTTCAGAgctttcacttatttatatgAATCTCATAATCTCGTTCATCTCCTAAGAAAGGTTATCAGCCAAGCAAAACTCTTCTGCATGACTGcataattaaaaatacgaattttAGAAATCAGCTACGGCAGTGTCAGCCTTTTGAAGATGCTTTAAGCTAACTCCCTTTACTATGATCACTCATAAATGAACTTTAAACCACTTTCAAAAtaagttttacattttataaagaaaactgACTAATATGtcaccatttttatttatatttgcagcTAAAACGCCGTCATTCGATAAGGATCGTGACTACATCGGCTTTGCCACACTACCCGAGCAGGTGCATCGGAAATCAGTAAAACGTGGTTTCGAATTTACGCTCATGGTTGTCGGTGAATCAGGCCTAGGCAAGTCAACGCTGATCAATAGTCTGTTTCTCGGTGACCTATACAAAAATCGCGTAGTACCCAATGTTGAAGAGCGGCTCGAGAAAACGACGCGTGTCGAAAAGAAGACAATGGATATAGAAGAACGCGGTGTACGCTTACGCTTAACGGTAGTTGATACACCCGGTTTCGGCGACGGCATCAACTGTGAGGACAGTTGGCGCGTCTGTACCGCCTACATCGACGAGCAGGTGAGTGCGATGACATGAAAAGAGAATAATTGTGTATGAAAACTAATGTTGCACGTTTACTTGCGCGCGCAGTTCCGTCAATATTTCACAGACGAGAGTGGACTGAATCGTCGCAATATACAGGATAATCGTGTGCATTGTTGTTTGTACTTTGTGCCGCCGTGGGGCCACAGGTGAGTCTTTATGCCGTTAAGCCATGACCATATCGAATTAAACTTTAATTTGCGTTTGCAGTCTACGCCAGATGGATCTGGATCTCATTAGGCGCCTACACCGCAAAGTCAATATAGTGCTGGTGATCGCCAAGGCGGATTGTCTGACCAAAAATGAGGTGCGCAAACTCAAGGAGCGCATACTGCAAGATCTGGAGGATAACAAAATACAGTTATATCAGTTTCCCGAATGCGATTCGGACGAAGATGATGACTTCAAACAGCAAGATCGCGATCTAAAAGCATCGATACCATTCGCCGTTGTCGGCAGCAACACGATACTTGAGGTGGCGGGCAAAAAGGTGCGCGGCCGCCAGTATCCCTGGGGTGTGGTGGACGTGGAAGATCCCGAACATAGTGATTTCAATAAATTACGCACTTTCCTTATCTCGACACACATGCAAGATCTGAAGGACACCACACAGGATGTGCACTACGAGAACTTCCGTGCACAATGCATCTCACAGATATCGCAACATGCGCTCCGAGAGCGCGGCAAATTGAAGCGCGACTCAATTAGCTCGACCAATGGTTTTGATGCGGCCATTTCGGAAACCGATCGTCTGTTGTTGCAGAAAGACGAAGAGATACGACGCATGCAGGATATGCTCACGCAGATGCAGGAGAAACTCAAGCAGACACATTTGATGGAGATGAAGAAAAACGACAGTGTCATCGATGTTTAAGCGCAAACAAAGAAAGAGaaagggagagagagagagagagagagagagagagagagaggtagagaaagagagagagggTGCTACAGAGTAACCAGCAGAGAGCAGCTTGTTTGGAGGAGTAAAATTACTTTGTAGGCGTGAGCTCGAACCCCAGTAAATCCAAAAACTACCAATATTTCGCGCACAACTGTACAACACTGAGTATTTATGATTTggcaaatacttttttaaagtaatGCTAGAAGCAcagacacatacaaatatacatatattacaatataGAGTACACACAATTAGCTTAGTTTGAGCTTAAATTCAACCAAACAGAGTTAGGTTAGGTTCCCTTGCACAAATACTAGGCGCACCAAAGTGTTTTCTGAGCTCATTTAGACTTCGAttttcattttcgaaatttggCCACACACATACCAGTGcataaaataagaatatattgtcaaatatatAGAGACACAACGATCAGCTGATTTAAGCATTATTTCGAAGCGTTGATGATCccaaaaattggcaaaatatttatttccaccacacactcacacacaaatCCATATAAATGCATTCCAAATCCATCATTACGAAAGTGTAAGATTTATATAGTCTGCAAAACGAATAACCGGTTTTTTCTAGAAGCCAAACGTTAGCGGTATTCACAAGCGTTAAATAGCTACTTACTAATCAATTGCATATTAGAAGCGATCATatttaaacgaaaaatatataattacaaataataataaaaataaatttacaacaacattttcgaaaatagcgatgcatttaaaaaatatttgcatattaagAGTTCAAATTGGATGGCaacatgaacatttttttcaaaacaaaactacAGGGAAGTGCGATTATTCGATTGTGGCTAAAATGAGCGATAACAAATGAAAGGAAAATaatccaatattttttatgtatatatctatatatcgtCAGTTTTCAGATTTTCCTTCAACTGTGGCTAAATCTTGTTGCTAATAGaagttaattaattgaaatttaattggcctgaattttgttaaaataattgtcattgaaaagtttttatgtaattaaaatttaaaaatttaaattaaattaaattaaataattaatatagtaatttaatttaatttcaaacataatttaattcaatttaattggatttctatattaattaacttttaattaatattaatttattgaataatttcaattcaattatttaattaatttaatttttaattaagtttgaaattaaataaaattaattaattaatataaatagtaattaaattaaatttaattaaagtaagttcgaaattaaattaattaaattaatttttcattgctcTTGTTCCataaatcactttaaataaatcCAAAACTCATTATTCTCTTTtgaattgaacaaaattaattaaattaaatttattgctcttaattaaaacattttgtattaatttaattaataattttaagactTTTAGTTCAATAAGACATGTGGGCTTAATAACAGACATTACGCTGGACTAAACTTTAATCTAACTGTAGTCATTTGGagagtttttcaattttattattcctGCCAAGGTCATTTATGAGTATATTTCTGATAAGCGAGCTCTTATACCATccgaaaataaaattacaaacttttaattttaataattttttattttaattttttttacaacaaattttgttttgatttacaaaaattaatttttttaattttaattttttttttaatttttttttttaattttatttaataaaaattacattttttttttaccgaaaatgttgtttatgtttttataaaaaaattaaattttgtttataaaactgacttattttttttacaaaaaaatattttttaattattaattcagttatttacattttttaattttttgatattttaaaattttcaataattaaaacttcacatatgtatttttaaaaattaataaaccgggtataaatgttataaaaaatatcacattataaaaaaaatattgctttaaaaatgCTTAGTCATAATCGATAATCGCCACAACCCCATtacgaattttttgaaattaaataattatctgcaaaagcaaatataataataaaagcgaATCATTTTAGCAAAAGCATAACAGTATTgctataaaaaatcatttatcatgcaagcaaagaacaaaaaaagaaaaaatgaaggaaaatataagaaagtttGAAGGAAAACATACCAAAGCAGTGAGCGTATCAGCATTAAGCGTGTATTGTTTATAAGTAGACAGCGTGCGAAGGGCGTGAGCAGGTCTgcaaacaattataaaaatattattaatttaaaaaaaaaagtaattaattatcagtaattaaaaaacaaattaaaaatataattaaataaaaaaattattatcaataattaaaaataattaattaattatcagtgaaaaaaatttattaattaaaaattataactaaaatataaaaataacataaaaatacgaaatatgaatttaaaacttaattaaaaattaattaaattaacaatattattaattgcaattaattttaatatattaaagtaataacattattaattagaacaaattttaatttgaaaatacaaagtatgaatttaaaaaaattaataaaatataattaatttaatttaaaaaacataattaattaaaattaattttaatttgaaaatacaaaatataaatttaaatttaataaaataaaattaattaagttaataaaattattaattattaattgcaattaattttaaagcaaCGTTTTAATAAGTATATCGTCGTCTGCTATTATAGTTAAACTGAatattgttgtatttatatttttgcataagTTTTCTATGTAAAACCATCTTACTAACTAAACAAACTAACTgcgaaaacacacacacacatactacatacattttgtattatatttttatttttaagctataacgatttacataaattaactatactcacacatacaaacacacattaaCTACATCTGCTTAATTGTATATAAGTACAGTTATGCAGCTGGAAAAGTCTTTGAACTCGCTGCAGCTTAATGCAGCGAATTGTCAATTTGAAGCTCAACTAAACACCAACTTTCACACTACAAACACtcgaaacatatttacatacaaacataaccTATAAACATATTTCGGTTGCAAAGTCTTGTATATGATGTGTTGGAATTATGTTAAACTATGTGAATTGGTGACGACTTTGTTATTTGATGGATCAAATTTGTTGGTGCATCGCATTTTCCTTGGTTATATAAAtgctgtttatatatattttgtaaaagtgAAGCGAACACATGAACACTACATACTactacaaacaaacacatacaggCAAATGTGAGTAAAATTACGCTATGATTGCTATTACgaactatattatatttttatgattattgtattttcttattattattataatgataatgataatgagaATAAGAAGCGATAcgatttatttagtattttagaattttaagattaaaagctcataataaattattaactgatgatataaaaaaatagttttgctgtTTATTTGAGCTAACAACGAACTTCTGCAGTAGCGCCATCTAGGCGTTCAAACATGCATTTCGACTGCAAGTAGTATCGGACtgattttatcgatttttgccaataccacatactattaacatgccagatgccaaaaaaaagttgttccctgggtttcattaaggtacctcacatacaatcaccattCATATGGGGTAAAGAcagctggatgttcgaaaatcctgatattagctATTAGGAAGTAAGGTGAAGTTTTCgaccaattttatctattttagattacaaagatacactgttaggAGTAAAATTCGctctcttcttttcattgggataactcacatattggccgatatttgcggaataaagtcacccggaagttcgaacaactttatattaggtatatgggggctcagggaagtattgacccgattcaacctatttttgatACACGGATATGTTATTATAAAGGAGAAACTcccaattgtatatctcacatatttaccgatattttcggtcaaaattcaactatagatactgaggTCCACATATTTGGTACCTAGGGACTTggacagttttggttggattacGCCATGATTTACTTATAAAGTGGCATAGTTAAAAGGAATTATTCGTGAaaagttgtatcccgttataaCAATTCCTTTCGGACTTGTGTACTGGAGAGTGaaggaatcaaatggaatttcaaattttgacatATGGAAAATAGGCATGGTTGCAGTacaatttcgcccatttttaaactgtcacataggaatatgttaaaaatgcttcataataaatttagttgaaatcagTCGCTCGGTTCCCGAGATATgcgatttcatcaaaaagtgggcggtgccaagCCCATCATTAAATTTTCACACAGGTTCCCATGAAACTGTCGCTGTCACTGATTTATTGTGCtgggcaaatttggttgttgtggctTTAGTCGTTTGGGAGATGTTTTtcttaaacttattagagaacAGGACCTAGCACACTTTTCCAAAATTGTTTACCCACAAGTGtcccttgctactgcaatcccctgacccaaattagagttttatattttaatatttaggaGACTCTTAAAgatgaaaattataaagaaacgAGAAACCCAAATTATACTCTCAATATAATTCATGAAGTGAGCACCATTTTATATTGTAGTAAATGGCAAAGAGATTACAGGCAACAAATTTTACTTCCACATGTGTGCATCGAAGACAAGTCACCCAAGTAGTTAATGCTAAATACTTTTAAAGCCTTGTTTAAAGGATATACGtaagtaaacaacaacattCGTGACTAGGAGAGTTACGAAACACAGAATgatatgtaatattattattaatcagAACAAAACAATAGACATTTTTGTTCATGGATaggtatgtacctatgtatggtaaaat
The DNA window shown above is from Bactrocera tryoni isolate S06 chromosome 4, CSIRO_BtryS06_freeze2, whole genome shotgun sequence and carries:
- the LOC120773740 gene encoding septin-2-like, which encodes MSPFLFIFAAKTPSFDKDRDYIGFATLPEQVHRKSVKRGFEFTLMVVGESGLGKSTLINSLFLGDLYKNRVVPNVEERLEKTTRVEKKTMDIEERGVRLRLTVVDTPGFGDGINCEDSWRVCTAYIDEQFRQYFTDESGLNRRNIQDNRVHCCLYFVPPWGHSLRQMDLDLIRRLHRKVNIVLVIAKADCLTKNEVRKLKERILQDLEDNKIQLYQFPECDSDEDDDFKQQDRDLKASIPFAVVGSNTILEVAGKKVRGRQYPWGVVDVEDPEHSDFNKLRTFLISTHMQDLKDTTQDVHYENFRAQCISQISQHALRERGKLKRDSISSTNGFDAAISETDRLLLQKDEEIRRMQDMLTQMQEKLKQTHLMEMKKNDSVIDV